In Panicum virgatum strain AP13 chromosome 5K, P.virgatum_v5, whole genome shotgun sequence, the genomic window GCTGGACGGCGTCGccacggaggaggaggcgcggcgggtgCTCGACGCCCTCGACGCCGCGATACGCGCCGCGGAGGACAGGCGGAGGGCGCTCGGCCTGCCGCCGGTCGACGACGACGCTGAGGACGGGGTCGCGCCGCTcaacttcgccgccgccggccacgactACGGCCTGCAGAACGCGTCAGGCTGCGGCGCCAACAGCGACCAGCTGGCCATGTGGGGCGGCAACGGCTTCCACTTCCagcagggcggcgccgccgacatGCAGCACACGGGGTACGCCTTCCAGCAGCAATACACCACCACCGGCGGCAGCTACCACCCGCAGATCGCGCCGAACATGTATAGCAACGACGGCGACAACAACAACGGCCACCTCGCCGACGCCTACCAGCCGCGCGATCCCATGCAGCAGCACGGCTACGGCTTCCACTGCCCCGACGCCAGCTACTTCGCCGTGCCCCCCATGTGGAGCGCCGACGAGCCGCGCCACGACATGCTGCTGCTCGAGTACCCCTCCGCCGACGACGCCGGCCTCAACTACGCGGACACTCCGGCGGCACGCGGTGCCCAGGGCGTCGGCGGCAGCTGCTTCGCCAGCGGCAACTTCGTCTACTCGCCACCAGCACTCTCCCTCGCCATGAACACCACCGCCGGCGACTTCGTCAACAACGcgccatcagcagcagcagccgcctccTATACcatgggcggcagcggcgacaaCTTCACCAACGCGATGCCAGCCCAGCCCCTCGCCATGAGCTACGGTGGCGACCTGACGATTGCCAGCAGGTA contains:
- the LOC120709772 gene encoding MADS-box protein J2-like gives rise to the protein MGRRKVSMGLIPNRQQRAGTFAKRSEGLKKKAYELSVLCGVDVALVVAAAAGDGGGGAAADVWESREGVLARYRALGAEARARHTHRAYLGAELGKAEAKLARVRQGGPDALARWDRALDGVATEEEARRVLDALDAAIRAAEDRRRALGLPPVDDDAEDGVAPLNFAAAGHDYGLQNASGCGANSDQLAMWGGNGFHFQQGGAADMQHTGYAFQQQYTTTGGSYHPQIAPNMYSNDGDNNNGHLADAYQPRDPMQQHGYGFHCPDASYFAVPPMWSADEPRHDMLLLEYPSADDAGLNYADTPAARGAQGVGGSCFASGNFVYSPPALSLAMNTTAGDFVNNAPSAAAAASYTMGGSGDNFTNAMPAQPLAMSYGGDLTIASRYAAQWQAPPNPQRAGGDQRPSIEQLHYLSDLEDTQRHLCGN